The Juglans regia cultivar Chandler chromosome 1, Walnut 2.0, whole genome shotgun sequence nucleotide sequence AGATATGTAACTTTTGCCACTTTTCAGGTTTGAGATCTTTCCCGCATTTTTGCCCTTGCAAAAATTACTCCAGCTATGAGACCTACAGAGAgcaatattgtattttttggtcATGCTCAAGTGCAAGATTGAATCGTGCTTCATGTCATGTGGCTTGTGGAAGAATATGGACATACTCAAGTAAATGACATGGACACAACTTACCGAAGAAAATGCTTGCCGAGTTTTCTAAGCTGGTAGGAACTTTGAAAATAAGGATGCCAGCAATGGACAGAGGGATCTTATTCAACGACCCCACAAGGCTGCAGGAAGCAGTTCAGTGATTACAGATGTTGTATATaccattttatataattaatgccATCTTATCTAAAATAACTATGAAAacgaatattttttaaagaagaaaagaaatgaccTGGTTCggtaatgtttttcttttcctcaattaaaataaacaaaaaaacaaaaacaaatttcaaCCCAGAAATAACATATTACCCATCGGAATTTATTAGTCTTACCTGTACGTTGTAGCCCCAGTTTGATGAAGAAACCACATCGAAGTGAAGCTGATTGCTAGTCCCAAAACTCCACTTAATGTCATTACAAACCAGAAGGTTGGCAACCTCAATAGTGGCCTGCCAaatcaattcaacatccaaaagaTTCAACAggatagaaaaggaaaataaaaagataagaacTTTTCTCTGCATACAGTTAGAGCTTAATCAAGTCCCTCACACTGCCCAAGAGCACGTCCAAAATTCCCGTGTAAAAGGTAAAGAATTGTACGAGTTATTTGCAAAGTACATACAATGCTTATCTAGGAGATAAATTACTATAATCAAGGCTGATCCATCAGGTTTTCATGTTCAGGAGACGGATATAAAAGCGCACGCATTGGGATGTTTCAGTGTGAGATATATTGCAATCTGATCTCTCGTAGAAAGcaggaatatgaaaaaaatgtcgATGCAAAAAAGGATGAATTATAGGGACTCATTACAAAATGGTTTCTCATATGCATAAAGCAGTTCGAATGTATGAGAGAAAAGAAGCAGCAGCCAaaccttttttatatataagtagaagCAGCCAAACCTACCGCTCTCAAAAGGAGCAAGTATTGGAGAAAGAAAGTGGGTGGGGGGAGGAGCGAAGggagaagcaagaaaaaaaatgaataaatgggACAAGAACGACAGATAAAAAGAACTATTATACTTTTGAGTATCTTACACAAGATTTCTTTATTGTGGACAAGTACTACTAGGAAGGTATCACTCTATAGCCagaatattttactatttagcAAATAATGGTTGGGGACTACAACGGAGGCAATAATAGATGGTGCAAGATTTCTGGTTAATCTTGCAATATAGCCAAAAGGCACCATCCaagtttttaagaaaatgttatATACTACACTCTTACCCTACTTTTAACCAATTGTGTTGACATGACATTGTTTATCAACCTTTGaatgtattattataaaaaggaaaattgtaCGTATCATACTCTCGTCCTACTTTCATCCAGCTATGATGAGGTGGCATCGCCCACCAaccttttatgtttttcttttaaaaaatgaaggatGATCCAAGGGAGATAAAAGTGCCAAATTTTGTGCAGTGAGATGGGAGTAtagtatgtagcattactcttttaaaaaataaggacCGATCTAAAGGCTGATCAACAATGCCACATCAATATAGTGTGATGAGGATGGGATGTGAGCCTAGTTTATAGCATAACTCAAGTTTTCTAGTCAATCtttactaaaataattaacgCTAAAAAAAGAATAGGCATACAATGTAGCAGTTCATCTGAGTACCCTTGCTATATGGTAATGCAGTTTTTCTCACTTCAACAATATCAGCACAAATTTCAGATTGCATGGACCAAATAAGATGTTCATCATAAGAAAATTTTTGTTCCACAACCAAAAATACAGTATGCAAAGAAAAACCTAAAGTAAAAACTGCTTCCACCTCTGAAGATATCATCTTCAGCTTTAAAATGAATCGGTACACTAGATGGAGTTTGTTTGAACTCCAAAGACATAGTAATGTTAACTCAAGCAAATCCCACATCTTTAATTACCATTAGGAGAAGATTAATTCAATATGTCAGTAACAAAATAATTGGGTGTCAATGACATTATATCTTAGGTAGATACCATTATAGAAGACAAAATTCAGAAAAGGGGGGGAAAACTCACGTTCTGGTGAGGTAATCCACctcattgaaaataaaaattagaagaatCCCTAATGGCAATGATAGGGTGTTATTAAGCAAGACCATTGAAAACTCGTTTAGATTTCCAGATTTGGTAACTTGCTTTGCTGTATCCATGAGCCTACGTAGAGTCAGCtgcacaaataaaataaaacatataaaagacATCTTTACACCAAAactagaaagaaaaagtaattatGTGCAAGCGGGTCAGCAGATGCACCCTTAGAACAATAAACTAACACTCCCTTCCCTACTTGTTGGACACCTACAGAAATTCCTACTTTTTAAGGTAACATTACTCAACTTATGACTTGGTGAATTTGCCTTCATTGGACGGAAAAAGCATGTGACCAAAATGCTCCTATTATTGAGTATTGTTATAAGTAAtcgaagattttattaaaaaggcatagcccaacctttatttatattttgtatttaatatgGAACATATGGAACATTACAAGGAGCATCCAAAAGCGGGAAGGAGGACAATCAAAATGGGACAGAGGCAACAGCACATAAGGAACCACTCGATTATCCATACGCCAACACAAGAACCCCATGCACCTATGGGATCAGCCACCACTACACCAAGTCTCTAGTATTGGCACCTCAAACTTGTGGTTTAAGGTCTAGTAAGAAAATTCTACAAGGCCATAGGACTTAATACTcaattaaaatgattacataTATTTTCATTCCTCTATAAGGTCCCTgcataagtaataaatacacaAGGTTACTGGTTTCTTCAACTTTCCACTTATCACAACATCCTGATAAGCTTACATTACTACAGGTATTTAGTACTCGTGAACACCAGAGTTTTTTTATATCTAGGTGAAGCATGCCCCttttctaacaaaaaaagaGCTCATGATAGTTGTGCAAAGATGTACAAGATGTCTGGGAAGAGAATGGACTccaaataatatatgaataaaagagaagaaaaatgggGGGCAGGGGAGCACAATGATAtcgtagttttttttataagtaatattgTAGTTGACATGATAATTACTCCATTTAGGGAATAGTTCCACCAACCCAATTTTTCAACACTGCACCGCATAGCTAGCCAAATGACCAATATGTATGTCTGGCTTTCATTGTGTTACTGAGAAAAACAGAAATATCATTGAGAAAGGCGTCCAAATTGTGTACTCACAGAATATGATGCAGTTAAGAAGCAGTTAATAATCTGCCATGCATAGCCAACGGCGTGAAAAGATAGATCAGTAATCCCTCCGGAAATGGCTGAAATTATCTGCAGAAGTCAGACATAAAACCATTTCAAACTTATTCATTTGTAAATTCACGAAAATGTTTAAAGCAAATCTATATAACAGATAAAAACAACTTCAGGAAAGCACAAATCCGGTAAAGCCATTGAATTCCCGAGAAGTTAAAACAGAACAAGATTAGTTGCTGACAATTTACATCAATCAACACAATAATATTAGAGTTCATCTAAGCAACCAATGACACATTTAAACATATCAGTACTTGTGTAACACATCTTTTTAAACATATGCCTAGCCCAGGGAGTTACTGCAGAACATCAGCTACTAGCACGTAAACACCAGATGAACATCCTACACAACAGGCACACCAATCTTACTTCTTCCCCACACTATTGTATTCTTCACTTTCTCATGACGAAGAATCTAGGAGACCATGCAAACATAACATGTCTTTTACCCAGTTAAACCCTTCTGTGTAGCGCGTCCCCATCACACAAATCAGGTGAATCATTGCCTTTTCACCAATGGGACGTGGCccctaaaaattgtttgcacccaagggttcgAGCCTTGgacctagagggagcatacTACCAAGCCAACCCTATATCTAAATGGACTTCACTGTTTAAGACATGTATTAGAAACCTGAAGGAGacggaagaaaaaaacaaagagtgggcgtactttttttttttcaacaaaaggACGAGACACTCTTAGATGCAAGCAACTAAAACCAGAAAAGagtaaggcctcgtttgtattcacagtcattctcaattcatctcaactcatctcactattattcactaccattcagtaactttaactcacaaatctcactactattcacaactcatctcactactattcacaacccatctcaactcatctcaactcatcttcgaatccaaatgaCACCTAAGAAGTTGATCATCTTGTTCCACATGATAAACGATTCTAGAAACAGAATCCCATATTACACTTTGAGCTACAGAACATACCATTAGGAACAGAGCAGCCCACACTCTGCTGTCATGATGCTTACTGAATAAATACATTTCACCAAGAGCAGTTATCACGTTAGTAACATTCTTCAGGACAGTGACCATTGCAACATTAATGTATTTCAAGCTGCAGAAAAGATAAAGAATATTTAAGGAACAAGTTTAAAAAAACGTTCAGTTTACCGAAAGGAAGCATGAAGGTGAGCACACAAACTAGAAAATTTCATACCTAAACATGCTGGTAATGAGCATCCCGACGAAAATAACATTCACAGGAAACCAAACCTTAACCAATCTCCATGTTAGTGGTTCTGTTGATATTATGCCCAGAAAACTCAATATAGACACAATAATCACTGAAATAAGATTCTGCATCCATAGAAGTATTTAAGTGTCATCAGCTCGTTAGATTTTAGAAactgttttcagatcattttatGAAAGGTCACTAGgtaaatcaaacaaaataattttcataaaaagtgAAAACATTGCAACTCAAGTTCCTAAGGAACAGATCACATTGAACTACCTGGTAAAGCATCAAAGATATCCCGGCATTAAAATCATAGCTGGAAAGCACAAACTTGTTGATGAGTATCATGCTGCATGACGAAATGCAATATGCGAAGCCAGACAATAAGGCTTGATTAGGTATCTTAAGCACTCTATTACTTCGTGCTGTCTTTTCTCCATCTTTGATTAACTTACCAGTTTCCAAGTCATTAtccttgttttcaaaagtattCATTGCAGATAATGACCTACACAAAAAGTGGAATGAGATTAGTTCATGGCCAACATTTCAAGCTCAGTTTTATTTGTTGTTCTACAagcaaaaggaaaaggaaaaaatcaaaatcaaagccAAGCACATCAACAATGAACGGCATAGCCCCCAAAGAGTCTTTTGGGTCAAATAAAGGCAAAAAAAGAACATGATCAAGGACAACATTTATGGAATCTGTAAATTCAACCATtgagaaagtaaaatttattaatttgaatttactAGCTTGCTGGAAATATGGTGGGCAGTGTCTACCTATTGCAgccatttggaaaatgattccttcGTGTTtgatgtggtgtctatggctagaaaggaatgggagatgttttgaagacaaagaacgATTGATGGAAGAAATTAGGGAATTTTTCCTTAAAACACTATGTCTATGGGCTAAGGCTTTTGTAATGGATAGTGATGAAGTGTTGgagtttttctagttttttctttctttttagtcGCTGTATGTAGgtatttcctcttgtatacttcctctctgtacttgggctatgcctatttatggtaataaaactcttattaattgtcaaaaaaaattattaatttggaaATATTGTATGCTTGTTTCTTCCTAACTCAAATCTAACATAGAATAAAGCCCAGAAAACATTTTCAATTTCCATTGCTCGAAGAATCAAATTAAGAGATATAGGATAAAACCTGTAATGATGGCAAAAGGCACCATATAAGTAGCTTATTTTCTTGTGCCCTTCAACTCTAGAAAAATTCTGCCTCTTTTTAGGTCCTCTAGATTACGGAGATAAAGCAATTCCATTAGGATCTTTTCTCCTTCCAAGAAACCCCATAAATACTCCTACATATGAACGTGATTCTCATCTACAAAGAACACTTGTTCAAACCCACATGTTCTACCAGTCACATATTCACACCCACCCCCAAACCAAACATTATGCACTCACTTCTTATAATATTCAAACCTAAACTTACAATACAAGAAAgatctcctttttatttttttttaaatagccATTTTAAATAGCTATATTTCCTTCTTCGTTTTTTAATTGTGCTTTCAAACATAAGGTTGTAATATAGAATGACAAAATTCTAATATAGTTCCAAAAAAACTGGTAGCTTACAATACCAGAAATCAAATAGGACGACAAGTTGGTTTCCGCCCAAAACAAGCTACTGTGATCAACTGGACAAAAGAAGCTTTCAATGATAAGATTATCACATCCAACAAAAATCAACTTCTTAGAAGTTAAATACCAAATTTGggattggaaaaaataaatcctTTGATTATACTCCTATCATTATTCTCTCTTCAGTATTTGCATCCTTCAAATTTGCTCAATCTTCCAacttgtaataatattaaagacaTCACCACTAAGCAGCATTCAACACCAAATCACATATAATGCCAATGAATAATGACAATGTGCAACAAAATTATAGTTTTGTAAGCTATAACAGAGCTCAATTTAAGCAAATTCAAACtgacaaaatgaaaaaatatcagAAGATTACAAAGATATGAATCTATTAATGCTAAAATCCAACATCAGGTACAATATAGTCACACTTACCTGAGAACCGCACACCTGTTAAGTACTTCTCTTCTTAACTAACTGGACACTGGAGACCTGATCTAGAACCCAATTTAACTCACAAAACTTAAGGCCTCGTTTAACCTTCGGCTAACTTAGTTTCTCTGCAATACTTCTTCTAGAAGCACGACCATAAAAAGCTGCTGAAGAGAGAGGACTTGAACATTAAACAtggatataaatatttttccatgtCCCAGCCGGAAACTATAAATCTTACTTAATCAAGGATCAAAATATAGTAGCAGCAAAGTAACATAACATAGCTATGAAATGTAGATAGTTGGTGAGTTGAAGGACCAATACAATTCAATTATTCTACAAgttatttctttccattttccaaCACTTGCAAACAAACATGCTGGTAGCAAAGTGAATAATCTACTTATCTATAGCTTCCATAACCATCACAAGAAAATACAGGTTCTTTTAACAATAAGAACTTTGAGGAATCAATACTTAAATGTTCCACAGACCTATCCATCATATATATCATTAGAATGGAATGTTGATTTCATTAGGGCAGCCCAAGACTGGGAGTTGGAGATGATCACAAAGTTCTATGCGGCACTGTATTATGTACGTATGACTGAGGGCACCATGGATATGATGATTTGGAGTCCATCTAAGAAAGGCAAGTTCATTGTCAGATCTTTTCACAAAGTTTTAACAAGCCCAAGCATGCACACATTTCCCTAGAAGAGCATTTGGCAGACAAAAGCTCCTTCCAAAGCTGCTTTTTTTGTCTGGACAGCAGCATTGGGCAGAATTCTCACCACAAATAACTTGAGGAAACGTCGGATAAtggtgttggattggtgttgcatgtgcaagaaagatggggaatcggtagatcatctgtttctacattgtgaggtggcgagGAACATGTGGGATTACTTCTTCACAGGACTTGGTTTATCATGGGTCATGCTTTTTAGTTTGGTAGATTTTCTAGCTAGCTGGAGAGGTCTCCATGGTAATTCACAAGTCGCAGCAATCTAGAAAATGGTCCCTATCTGCATGTGTTGGTGTATATGGCGGGaacgaaatgatagaagcttcaAAAACCGTGAGAAGacaatggaggagctgaaagttttttctttaaaacattgttctcATGGGTGGGGGCCATTGTATGTAACGGActaaatgtccatgactttttACTATCAgttgtaaactctagttaggtatttctcatgtatactccctgtaTACTTGGACTTTGCATATTCTTAGGAATAAAATACCTtgattaccgatcaaaaaaaaaatcattagaaaTTGCAAAGGCAAagttttttgttctttcaaTCATTAAAGGGGTTATCTCTTGTATGCAACTTGTGTACTAGGGTTGCCCCTCTGCATTTTTAATGAAGGGAACTTACTTATTTAAAGGGGTTATCTCTTGTAGCAGACAAAGGCAACTGTCAGGAAATGTGGGTCAAGGATTTAGAGATTTTGGTAAGCCTTACTTTTGGAGATGGAACCGGTAGAGAGAGCTTTATTAGGATGCCTAAAAAATTAATGCTTTATCACATGAAAGCAAGCTTGTAGGAAAACAAGTTTCCCTCAAAACAACTAAAAACTCACTAGTTTGCCAAGAAGAGAGAATGCTTAACCAAACACAAACCATATTGATGCAGTTAAAAGTACAATCTGACAATGTCAGTCTCAATATTAATGCCAGCTACGGGCTATCATTCTCCAAATAAATGATCCCACCAATCTTAACAGTGGTAGAGTTATTGGCAAGCTGGGTAATGCCGGGTGgtgctccacaaatcaaagctatgtggaagatggttcatatttgcattatgtggtgcatatggcggGAGCATAACGAGCGgacatttgaagataaggagcggaCTATAGAGGatcttagaattttatttttccgcaccttatttctttgggttattgctgtagattttaatggcctaaatgtacatgattttcttatttctttcttaGCAAACTAGATAggttttatctcttgtataccaccTTTTGtacctgggctttgcctattattatttatactaccgtttacttataaaaaaaaaagttctataGATTCTTTGAAGCAAAATATTGAGTACAGCAGGATTTCAGACATTTCGTTTTGTAATCAAAGATCAAGAGAATAAACATCATTAGAAAAAATGATCGAAACAACTACATAGGTCATCTCAAATttgtgaaattaaaattttattgataatcagTTGGCAAGAAACAAAAGCAGTAattatcaatttcattttcagtTACGAGTAATCATATTAAGC carries:
- the LOC108996286 gene encoding GDP-mannose transporter GONST1 isoform X1, translated to MGFEVLPLGSRSLSAMNTFENKDNDLETGKLIKDGEKTARSNRVLKIPNQALLSGFAYCISSCSMILINKFVLSSYDFNAGISLMLYQNLISVIIVSILSFLGIISTEPLTWRLVKVWFPVNVIFVGMLITSMFSLKYINVAMVTVLKNVTNVITALGEMYLFSKHHDSRVWAALFLMIISAISGGITDLSFHAVGYAWQIINCFLTASYSLTLRRLMDTAKQVTKSGNLNEFSMVLLNNTLSLPLGILLIFIFNEVDYLTRTPLLRLPTFWFVMTLSGVLGLAISFTSMWFLHQTGATTYSLVGSLNKIPLSIAGILIFKVPTSLENSASIFFGLIAGVIFARAKMRERSQT
- the LOC108996286 gene encoding GDP-mannose transporter GONST1 isoform X2 codes for the protein MNTFENKDNDLETGKLIKDGEKTARSNRVLKIPNQALLSGFAYCISSCSMILINKFVLSSYDFNAGISLMLYQNLISVIIVSILSFLGIISTEPLTWRLVKVWFPVNVIFVGMLITSMFSLKYINVAMVTVLKNVTNVITALGEMYLFSKHHDSRVWAALFLMIISAISGGITDLSFHAVGYAWQIINCFLTASYSLTLRRLMDTAKQVTKSGNLNEFSMVLLNNTLSLPLGILLIFIFNEVDYLTRTPLLRLPTFWFVMTLSGVLGLAISFTSMWFLHQTGATTYSLVGSLNKIPLSIAGILIFKVPTSLENSASIFFGLIAGVIFARAKMRERSQT
- the LOC108996286 gene encoding GDP-mannose transporter GONST1 isoform X3, which gives rise to MILINKFVLSSYDFNAGISLMLYQNLISVIIVSILSFLGIISTEPLTWRLVKVWFPVNVIFVGMLITSMFSLKYINVAMVTVLKNVTNVITALGEMYLFSKHHDSRVWAALFLMIISAISGGITDLSFHAVGYAWQIINCFLTASYSLTLRRLMDTAKQVTKSGNLNEFSMVLLNNTLSLPLGILLIFIFNEVDYLTRTPLLRLPTFWFVMTLSGVLGLAISFTSMWFLHQTGATTYSLVGSLNKIPLSIAGILIFKVPTSLENSASIFFGLIAGVIFARAKMRERSQT